A window from Candidatus Saccharimonadales bacterium encodes these proteins:
- a CDS encoding sodium-transporting two-sector ATPase: MFDSSEFTTLVKKGQPTGEVVGVNRFLVTLIGLETAPIGGLILFENGQHGLVREVAEDHVIVLNLDSE, encoded by the coding sequence ATGTTCGATAGTTCCGAATTTACGACCTTAGTCAAAAAAGGCCAGCCGACTGGCGAAGTGGTGGGTGTTAATCGGTTTCTGGTAACCTTGATTGGCCTAGAAACCGCGCCAATCGGTGGGTTGATCCTATTCGAAAACGGCCAGCACGGGTTAGTCCGCGAAGTCGCCGAGGATCACGTCATTGTTCTTAACTTGGATAGCGAGA